In a genomic window of Rhopalosiphum maidis isolate BTI-1 chromosome 4, ASM367621v3, whole genome shotgun sequence:
- the LOC113556854 gene encoding uncharacterized protein LOC113556854 — MQFSRPSFMVPKIVNESHRVCEVMDRLLPRDVGDYDLFITEPLSSECVSHAARRLGVSLVYVVSAPLLPWIETAAFGHYSNPAVVPHPFAVLDTFYRRLHSAAMHLYTVVANYWSTATAAAVERRPYDLAPPVKPALVFVNTHHVTTEPPRFVPANRVDVGGIHLTAPQPLPAVKYDIIK; from the exons ATGCAGTTCTCTCGACCGTCGTTCATGGTGCCGAAAATCGTCAACGAAAGCCACCGTGTGTGTGAGGTAATGGACCGATTGTTGCCACGGGACGTCGGCGACTACGACCTGTTCATCACAGAACCACTGAGCAGCGAGTGCGTGTCGCACGCGGCACGGCGACTCGGCGTTTCGCTCGTCTACGTCGTTTCCGCGCCCCTGCTGCCCTGGATCGAGACGGCCGCGTTCGGCCACTACTCCAACCCGGCGGTCGTGCCGCACCCGTTCGCCGTGCTCGACACGTTCTACCGGCGACTGCACAGCGCGGCCATGCACCTGTACACGGTGGTCGCCAACTACTGGTCCACGGCGACCGCGGCTGCCGTCGAACGTCGGCCCTACGATCTCGCACCGCCCGTCAAACCCGCCCTGGTTTTCGTCAACACACACCACGTTACTACCGAACCACCCAGATTCGTGCCGGCGAACCGCGTGGACGTCGGCGGCATACATTTGACCGCACCCCAACCACTGCCGGCC Gtcaaatacgatattataaaataa
- the LOC113556207 gene encoding UDP-glucuronosyltransferase 2B2-like, with product MTTFIKILIVTFYCSVATLYFEPVGSERILAIAPIAGRSHWNFMEGILRALTEHGHQITVLTPFPSGDRENYTEIDVSKEIRTLLRLDIDQINIELTSHFDLINFINDYSRNCCKTLYENDFIKNILTDSRSDFDAIFIELMASECISYLSVKLDIPLIYVTPPPLISYLERSVLGHYPNPAVVSHVLANHSIPRTMFERFTNTVLFFYTLFLLQYKSWTARIASKESFDQIEPIKPSIIFSNAHFITDAPRPIPPSVIQVGGIHLSPPKKIPDDILEFIENSPHGVIYFTLGSVVAVSSLPENIRNDIIQVLSQVPQRVLLKYEDEMVDKPENIMVKKWFPQRDILVHPNVKLFISHGGISGVYEAVDAGVPVLGFPLFFDQSRNLRNLVDAGMAISMNLDSVTKDTFMKAILELVKNKKYIQNAKIASDRFKDRPLTPSKAVDYWTRYVIRHKGAPHLKSQALNLKWYQYFLLDVIAVVILVILLFYYAIYKTFIFIKKITFASWTKSKSKSE from the exons ATGACAACATTCATTAAGATATTgattgttacattttattgcaGCGTTGCAACGTTGTATTTTGAACCAGTAGGAAGTGAACGAATTTTGGCTATTGCTCCAATAGCTGGAAGGAGTCACTGGAACTTTATGGAAGGAATACTTCGAGCATTAACAGAACATGGTCATCAAATAACAGTTTTGACACCATTTCCTAGTGGTGACAGGGAAAATTATACAGAAATAGATGTATCAAAAGAAATTAGGACTTTATTGAGGTTGGATATTgaccaaataaatatagaacttACTTCACATttcgatttaattaattttatcaacgaTTATAGTCGAAATTGTTGTAAGACATTATATGAAAATGATTTCATTAAGAACATACTGACCGATTCTAGATCAGATTTTGATGCCATCTTCATTGAGTTAATGGCATCAGAATGCATTTCATATTTATCGGTTAAACTAGACATACCATTAATATATGTCACACCACCGCCTCTGATATCGTACTTAGAACGTTCTGTCTTAGGACATTATCCAAACCCAGCTGTTGTATCTCATGTATTAGCTAATCACAGCATTCCCAGAACAATGTTTGAACGGTTTACAAACacggtgttatttttttatacattatttttgcttCAATACAAAAGTTGGACCGCAAGAATAGCCAGTAAAGAGTCTTTTGATCAAATCGAACCTATTAAACCCTCCATAATATTTAGCAACGCACATTTCATAACCGATGCTCCAAGACCTATACCACCAAGTGTGATTCAAGTCGGTGGTATACATCTGAGTCCACCAAAAAAAATACCTGac GATATTTTAGAATTCATAGAAAACTCACCACATggagtcatttattttacattaggaTCTGTCGTGGCAGTATCCTCGCTACCGGAAAATATTAGAAACGACATTATACAAGTATTGAGTCAAGTTCCTCAGAgagtgttattaaaatatgaagatGAAATGGTCGATAAACCAGAGAATATCATGGTAAAAAAATGGTTTCCTCAACGAGATATACTTG tgcatcctaatgtaaaattatttattagtcacGGAGGAATATCTGGAGTGTATGAGGCAGTGGATGCCGGTGTTCCGGTTCTCGGATTTCCTTTGTTTTTTGATCAATCTagaaatttaagaaatttagtAGACGCAGGAATGGCAATTTCAATGAACCTTGATTCTGTGACTAAGGATACATTTATGAAGGCTATTTTAGAACTCGTTAAGAATAAAAA atacataCAGAACGCTAAAATTGCTTCTGATCGTTTCAAAGACCGTCCACTGACACCGTCGAAAGCAGTTGATTATTGGACGAGATACGTTATTCGCCACAAAGGTGCTCCTCACTTAAAATCTCAGGCGCTCAATTTGAAAtggtatcaatattttttactggaCGTCATTGCTGTTGTCatattggttattttattattttattatgctatttataagacatttatatttataaaaaaaattacgtttgCATCATGGACCAAATCGAAATCAAAATCTGagtga
- the LOC113556063 gene encoding UDP-glucuronosyltransferase 2B2-like, producing the protein MTTFIKILIVTFYCSVATLYFEPVGSERILAIAPIAGRSHWNFMEGILRALTEHGHQITVLTPFPSGDRENYTEIDVSKEIRTLLRLDIDQINIELTSHFDLINFINDYSRNCCKTLYENDFIKNILTDSRSDFDAIFIELMASECISYLSVKLDIPLIYVTPPPLISYLERSVLGHYPNPAVVSHVLANHSIPRTMFERFTNTVLFFYTLFLLQYKSWTARIASKESFDQIEPIKPSIIFSNAHFITDAPRPIPPSVIQVGGIHLSPPKKIPDDILEFIENSPHGVIYFTLGSVVAVSSLPENIRNDILQVLSQVPQRVLLKYEDEMVDKPENIMVKKWFPQRDILVHPNVKLFISHGGISGVYEAVDAGVPVLGFPLFFDQSRNLRNLVDAGMAISMNLDSVTKDTFMKAILELVKNKKYIQNAKIASDRFKDRPLTPSKAVDYWTRYVIRHKGAPHLKSQALNLKWYQYFLLDVIAVVILVILLFYYAIYKTFIFIKKITFASWTKSKSKSE; encoded by the exons ATGACAACATTCATTAAGATATTgattgttacattttattgcaGCGTTGCAACGTTGTATTTTGAACCAGTAGGAAGTGAACGAATTTTGGCTATTGCTCCAATAGCTGGAAGGAGTCACTGGAACTTTATGGAAGGAATACTTCGAGCATTAACAGAACATGGTCATCAAATAACAGTTTTGACACCATTTCCTAGTGGTGACAGGGAAAATTATACAGAAATAGATGTATCAAAAGAAATTAGGACTTTATTGAGGTTGGATATTgaccaaataaatatagaacttACTTCACATttcgatttaattaattttatcaacgaTTATAGTCGAAATTGTTGTAAGACATTATATGAAAATGATTTCATTAAGAACATACTGACCGATTCTAGATCAGATTTTGATGCCATCTTCATTGAGTTAATGGCATCAGAATGCATTTCATATTTATCGGTTAAACTAGACATACCATTAATATATGTCACACCACCGCCTCTGATATCGTACTTAGAACGTTCTGTCTTAGGACATTATCCAAACCCAGCTGTTGTATCTCATGTATTAGCTAATCACAGCATTCCCAGAACAATGTTTGAACGGTTTACAAACacggtgttatttttttatacattatttttgcttCAATACAAAAGTTGGACCGCAAGAATAGCCAGTAAAGAGTCTTTTGATCAAATCGAACCTATTAAACCCTCCATAATATTTAGCAACGCACATTTCATAACCGATGCTCCAAGACCTATACCACCAAGTGTGATTCAAGTCGGTGGTATACATCTGAGTCCACCAAAAAAAATACCTGac GATATTTTAGAATTCATAGAAAACTCACCACATggagtcatttattttacattaggaTCTGTCGTGGCAGTATCCTCGCTACCGGAAAATATTAGAAACGACATTCTACAAGTATTGAGTCAAGTTCCTCAGAgagtgttattaaaatatgaagatGAAATGGTCGATAAACCAGAGAATATCATGGTAAAAAAATGGTTTCCTCAACGAGATATACTTG tgcatcctaatgtaaaattatttattagtcacGGAGGAATATCTGGAGTGTATGAGGCAGTGGATGCCGGTGTTCCGGTTCTCGGATTTCCTTTGTTTTTTGATCAATCTagaaatttaagaaatttagtAGACGCAGGAATGGCAATTTCAATGAACCTTGATTCTGTGACTAAGGATACATTTATGAAGGCTATTTTAGAACTCGTTAAGAATAAAAA atacataCAGAACGCTAAAATTGCTTCTGATCGTTTCAAAGACCGTCCACTGACACCGTCGAAAGCAGTTGATTATTGGACGAGATACGTTATTCGCCACAAAGGTGCTCCTCACTTAAAATCTCAGGCGCTCAATTTGAAAtggtatcaatattttttactggaCGTCATTGCTGTTGTCatattggttattttattattttattatgctatttataagacatttatatttataaaaaaaattacgtttgCATCATGGACCAAATCGAAATCAAAATCTGagtga
- the LOC113556852 gene encoding UDP-glucuronosyltransferase 2C1-like isoform X1: MPSTIYTLTLVAYYTVNDCTELDGVYRIGRRTVHKQIVISYFKGYDYTTVMTRRPSWCGLAAVCLLVAIAGWPRPVDAARVLAVETVAAKSHWNVMKGVLHALVGRGHTVKVYTPFPDHGTPPTDNYTEVETSAHYHIGDTDETASAVNMNATAVVPLFARTSFMVPFIVNSSRLVCDIMDRFLSRDVGAYDLFITEPLGSDCVSHAARRLGVPLVYVFPAPLLPWIETAAFGHYSNPAAVPHLFAAYAVPDTFYRRLHSAAMHLYTVVANYWYTATAAAVERRPYDLAPPVIPALVFVNTHHVTEPPRPVPANRVDVGGIHLTAPRPLPADILKFIEESPNGIIYFTFGTVVALSTMPDHIQNIFKDALAEVPQRVLLKYEGEMKDKPKNVMTSKWLPQRDILKHPNVKLFIGHGGISGVYEAVDAGVPILGFPLFYDQPRNMANLVDAGMALSFDLFSVTKNTLLSAINEIINNETYSKNAKIVSDRFKDRPMSPADSVVYWTEYIIRHKGAPHLRSHALNLTWYQYFLLDVVAVVLLIIVSVFYTALKTLQMINKIIFKPSSKSKSKPD; encoded by the exons ATGCCATCAACTATATATACTCTAACGCTCGTAGCATATTACACAGTAAACGATTGTACAGAACTGGACGGTGTTTACCGAATCGGTCGCAGAACCGTTCACAAACAAATAGTTATATCCTATTTTAAAGGTTACGATTACACAACAGTCATGACCAGACGACCGTCGTGGTGTGGACTCGCGGCCGTTTGCCTGCTGGTGGCTATTGCGGGTTGGCCGCGGCCCGTGGACGCGGCCCGCGTGCTGGCAGTCGAGACGGTGGCCGCCAAGAGCCACTGGAACGTCATGAAAGGCGTGCTGCACGCGTTGGTTGGCCGCGGCCACACGGTGAAGGTTTACACGCCGTTCCCGGACCACGGGACGCCACCGACCGACAACTATACGGAGGTGGAGACGTCCGCCCATTACCACATTGGCGATACGGACGAGACCGCGTCGGCTGTCAACATGAATGCCACCGCGGTGGTGCCGCTGTTCGCCCGGACGTCGTTCATGGTGCCATTCATCGTCAACTCTAGCCGTCTCGTGTGCGACATCATGGACCGATTCCTGTCGCGGGACGTCGGCGCCTACGACCTGTTCATCACTGAACCGCTGGGCAGCGACTGCGTGTCGCACGCGGCACGGCGGCTCGGCGTTCCGCTCGTCTACGTCTTTCCCGCGCCCCTGCTGCCCTGGATCGAGACGGCCGCGTTCGGCCACTACTCCAACCCGGCGGCCGTGCCGCACCTGTTCGCAGCGTACGCGGTGCCCGACACGTTCTACCGGCGACTGCACAGCGCGGCCATGCACCTGTACACGGTGGTCGCCAACTACTGGTACACGGCGACCGCGGCCGCCGTCGAACGTCGGCCCTACGACCTCGCGCCGCCCGTCATACCCGCCCTGGTTTTCGTCAACACACACCACGTGACCGAACCACCCAGACCCGTGCCGGCGAACCGCGTGGACGTCGGCGGCATACATTTGACCGCACCCCGACCGCTGCCGGCC gatattttaaaatttatcgagGAATCGCCAAACggaattatttactttacattTGGTACCGTAGTCGCACTATCAACAATGCCGGaccatattcaaaatattttcaaagacgCATTAGCTGAAGTTCCTCAAAGAGTATTGCTGAAATATGAAGGAGAAATGAAGGATAAACCAAAAAATGTGATGACAAGCAAATGGTTGCCTCAACGAGATATACTGA agcATCCAAATGTAAAGTTATTTATCGGCCATGGAGGTATATCGGGAGTCTACGAAGCTGTGGACGCCGGCGTCCCAATCCTAGGATTCCCTTTGTTCTATGATCAACCAAGAAATATGGCAAATTTGGTTGATGCAGGTATGGCGTTGTCATTTGATTTGTTTTCAGTAACCAAAAATACACTTTTAAGTGCTATCAATGAAATTATCAACAATGAAAC GTATTCAAAAAATGCTAAAATTGTTTCTGATAGATTTAAAGACCGACCAATGTCGCCGGCCGATTCGGTCGTTTACTGGAcggaatatattattcgtcACAAAGGTGCACCGCACTTGAGATCTCACGCACTTAATTTAACAtggtatcaatattttttactggaCGTTGTAGcagttgtattattaataattgtatcggTTTTTTACACTGCGTTGAAAACATTGCAaatgataaacaaaattatttttaaaccatcaTCAAAATCGAAATCAAAACCggattaa
- the LOC113556853 gene encoding UDP-glucuronosyltransferase 2B2-like: MIKFIKILIITFYFGVDVLYLKPVEGDRILAISTIGGKSHWNFMEGILRALTEHGHKVTVMTPFPSGHRENYTEIDVSNETFSMLRLDIELVHKHLTSYFHTIHYANIYSRKTCKILYENEFIKNILTDSRSDFDAIFIELMASECISYLSVKLDIPLIYVTPPPLISYLERSVLGHYPNPAVVSHVLANHSIPRTMFERFTNTVLFFYTLFLLQYKSWTARIASKESFDQIEPIKPSIIFSNAHFITDAPRPIPPSVIQVGGIHLSPPKKIPDDILEFIENSPHGVIYFTLGSVVAVSSLPENIRNDIIQVLSQVPQRVLLKYEDEMVDKPENIMVKKWFPQRDILVHPNVKLFISHGGISGVYEAVDAGVPVLGFPLFFDQSRNLRNLVDAGMAISMNLDSVTKDTFMKAILELVKNKKYIQNAKIASDRFKDRPLTPSKAVDYWTRYVIRHKGAPHLKSQALNLKWYQYFLLDVIAVVILVILLFYYAIYKTFIFIKKITFASWTKSKSKSE, encoded by the exons atgataaaattcataaaaatattgataattacattttatttcggCGTTGATGTGTTGTATTTAAAACCAGTGGAAGGTGATCGAATTTTGGCCATTTCAACAATAGGTGGGAAGAGCCATTGGAATTTTATGGAAGGAATACTTCGAGCATTAACAGAACATGGTCATAAAGTAACAGTTATGACACCTTTTCCCAGTGGCCACAGAGAAAATTACACGGAGATAGATGTATCCAACGAAACGTTCTCAATGTTACGGTTGGATATTGAATTGGTGCATAAACACCTTACTTCATACTTCCATACAATACATTATGCTAATATATATAGTCGAAAAACTTGtaagatattatatgaaaatgagTTCATTAAGAACATACTGACCGATTCTAGATCAGATTTTGATGCCATCTTCATTGAGTTAATGGCATCAGAATGCATTTCATATTTATCGGTTAAACTAGACATACCATTAATATATGTCACACCACCGCCTCTGATATCGTACTTAGAACGTTCTGTCTTAGGACATTATCCAAACCCAGCTGTTGTATCTCATGTATTAGCTAATCACAGCATTCCCAGAACAATGTTTGAACGGTTTACAAACacggtgttatttttttatacattatttttgcttCAATACAAAAGTTGGACCGCAAGAATAGCCAGTAAAGAGTCTTTTGATCAAATCGAACCTATTAAACCCTCCATAATATTTAGCAACGCACATTTCATAACCGATGCTCCAAGACCTATACCACCAAGTGTGATTCAAGTCGGTGGTATTCATCTGAGTCCACCAAAAAAAATACCTGac GATATTTTAGAATTCATAGAAAACTCACCACATggagtcatttattttacattaggaTCTGTCGTGGCAGTATCCTCGCTACCGGAAAATATTAGAAACGACATTATACAAGTATTGAGTCAAGTTCCTCAGAgagtgttattaaaatatgaagatGAAATGGTCGATAAACCAGAGAATATCATGGTAAAAAAATGGTTTCCTCAACGAGATATACTTG tgcatcctaatgtaaaattatttattagtcacGGAGGAATATCTGGAGTGTATGAGGCAGTGGATGCCGGTGTTCCGGTTCTCGGATTTCCTTTGTTTTTTGATCAATCTagaaatttaagaaatttagtAGACGCAGGAATGGCAATTTCAATGAACCTTGATTCTGTGACTAAGGATACATTTATGAAGGCTATTTTAGAACTCGTTAAGAATAAAAA atacataCAGAACGCTAAAATTGCTTCTGATCGTTTCAAAGACCGTCCACTGACACCGTCGAAAGCAGTTGATTATTGGACGAGATACGTTATTCGCCACAAAGGTGCTCCTCACTTAAAATCTCAGGCGCTCAATTTGAAAtggtatcaatattttttactggaCGTCATTGCTGTTGTCatattggttattttattattttattatgctatttataagacatttatatttataaaaaaaattacgtttgCATCATGGACCAAATCGAAATCAAAATCTGagtga